A stretch of the Anaeromyxobacter sp. genome encodes the following:
- a CDS encoding glycogen synthase, giving the protein MRILFLSSELAPFAKTGGLGDVSAALPRLLHGLGHDVRPFLPMYARVEAPGRAFRTVVPELAFTLGAHRIRVSIHASPLPGTDLPVYFVRCPGLYDRPSIYGSGPDEHLRFAVLQWAALRACQAMRFAPDVAHVNDWQTALVPLLLRSVFAWDQLFHRTRTLLTIHNLGHQGAFDARVLPDTGLLPARDLLHQDALAAGRLGYLQTGILHAGAITTVSPTYAREIQTPEHGVGLDGDLRARRDVLRGILNGLDEAEWDPATDRHLPHHFDEGDLSGKERNKAALLQASGLPWHREVPVVGIVSRLVWQKGFDLCTRVLPGLLARRPFQLVVLGKGEHRYQRFFADLARAFPRQVAFDPAFSEHRAHLIEAGADLFLMPSRYEPCGLNQLYSLRYGTAPVVHRTGGLADTVLPWDPASGRGTGFVFEHFDEAGLAWAMNRALDCWGSGAGADRERWVRLQRNGMRLPLGWRHRIGEYLELYRQLAPEAG; this is encoded by the coding sequence GTGCGGATCCTGTTCCTCTCGTCGGAGCTGGCCCCCTTCGCCAAGACGGGGGGGCTCGGGGACGTCTCCGCCGCCCTGCCCAGGCTGCTCCACGGGCTCGGCCACGACGTCCGGCCCTTCCTGCCCATGTACGCCCGGGTCGAGGCGCCCGGCCGGGCCTTCCGCACCGTGGTCCCGGAGCTGGCGTTCACCCTCGGCGCCCACCGCATCCGGGTCTCCATCCACGCCTCGCCGCTCCCCGGCACCGACCTGCCGGTCTACTTCGTGCGCTGCCCGGGGCTCTACGACCGCCCCTCGATCTACGGCAGCGGGCCCGACGAGCACCTGCGCTTCGCGGTGCTGCAGTGGGCCGCGCTGCGGGCCTGCCAGGCCATGCGGTTCGCGCCGGACGTGGCCCACGTGAACGACTGGCAGACCGCGCTGGTGCCGCTCTTGCTGCGCAGCGTCTTCGCCTGGGACCAGCTCTTCCACCGCACCCGGACGCTGCTCACCATCCACAACCTGGGGCACCAGGGCGCCTTCGACGCCCGGGTCCTGCCCGACACCGGGCTCCTGCCGGCCCGCGACCTGCTGCACCAGGACGCGCTCGCCGCCGGCCGCCTCGGCTACCTGCAGACCGGCATCCTGCACGCCGGGGCCATCACCACCGTGAGCCCCACCTACGCCCGGGAGATCCAGACCCCGGAGCACGGGGTGGGCCTCGACGGCGACCTGCGGGCCCGGCGCGACGTGCTGCGGGGGATCCTGAACGGCCTCGACGAGGCCGAGTGGGACCCGGCCACCGACCGGCACCTGCCGCACCACTTCGACGAGGGCGACCTCTCGGGCAAGGAGCGCAACAAGGCGGCCCTGCTCCAGGCCAGCGGCCTGCCCTGGCACCGCGAGGTGCCGGTGGTGGGCATCGTCTCCCGGCTGGTCTGGCAGAAGGGCTTCGACCTGTGCACCCGGGTGCTGCCCGGCCTGCTGGCCCGCCGCCCCTTCCAGCTGGTGGTGCTCGGCAAGGGGGAGCACCGCTACCAGCGCTTCTTCGCCGACCTGGCCCGGGCCTTCCCGCGGCAGGTGGCCTTCGACCCGGCCTTCAGCGAGCACCGGGCCCACCTCATCGAGGCCGGCGCCGACCTCTTCCTCATGCCCTCGCGCTACGAGCCGTGCGGCCTGAACCAGCTCTACAGCCTGCGCTACGGCACGGCGCCGGTGGTGCACCGCACCGGCGGCCTGGCCGACACCGTCCTGCCCTGGGACCCGGCCAGCGGCCGCGGCACCGGCTTCGTCTTCGAGCACTTCGACGAGGCCGGCCTGGCCTGGGCCATGAACCGGGCGCTCGACTGCTGGGGCAGCGGGGCGGGCGCCGACCGCGAGCGCTGGGTCCGGCTCCAGCGGAACGGGATGCGGCTGCCGCTCGGCTGGCGCCACCGCATCGGCGAGTACCTCGAGCTCTACCGGCAGCTGGCGCCCGAGGCGGGCTGA
- a CDS encoding ATP-grasp domain-containing protein, with the protein MPRNVVFVAPFPVDATMRFVRAASRHPDVRLLGIVHTPPSGADAGVYADLVRVTDPLSGQDLLDATHLLQQRHGTIDRIIGILEALMVPMAQARAAFGVPGTPPGVADLFRDKARMKAALTAAGLPVARSRLLAGEADARAFAEAIGFPMVVKPPAGAGAKSTFRVGSLPELLNAVRGMRASPASPILAEEFLRGREFSFETITVGGQPRLESISQYQPTCLEVLENPWIQWTCLLPRDVSGPEYEPARRMARGAIAALGLEDGVTHMEWFRRPDGSTVIGEIAQRPPGANISLMTGLAHDVDLYRAWVRAVVDGAFDGPWERTYAVGCAFLRGLGRGRVAAVDGVHQVHEAIGPLVMEARLPTVGAPKGESYEGDGYVVVRHPRTEVVQQALQTIIETVKVRYLE; encoded by the coding sequence ATGCCCCGCAACGTGGTCTTCGTCGCGCCCTTCCCGGTCGATGCCACCATGCGCTTCGTGCGCGCCGCCTCGCGGCACCCGGACGTGCGGCTGCTGGGGATCGTCCACACCCCGCCCTCGGGCGCCGACGCCGGCGTCTACGCCGACCTGGTCCGCGTCACCGATCCGCTCTCCGGCCAGGACCTCCTCGACGCCACCCACCTGCTGCAGCAGCGCCACGGGACGATCGACCGGATCATCGGCATCCTCGAGGCCCTGATGGTGCCGATGGCGCAGGCCCGGGCGGCCTTCGGCGTCCCGGGGACCCCGCCCGGCGTGGCCGACCTGTTCCGCGACAAGGCCCGCATGAAGGCCGCCCTCACGGCCGCCGGGCTGCCGGTGGCGCGGAGCCGGCTGCTCGCCGGCGAGGCCGACGCCCGGGCCTTCGCCGAGGCCATCGGCTTCCCCATGGTGGTGAAGCCGCCGGCCGGCGCGGGCGCCAAGTCCACCTTCCGGGTGGGGTCGCTCCCCGAGCTGCTGAACGCCGTCCGGGGCATGCGGGCGAGCCCGGCCAGCCCCATCCTGGCGGAGGAGTTCCTGCGCGGGCGGGAGTTCAGCTTCGAGACCATCACGGTGGGCGGCCAGCCGCGCCTGGAGTCCATCTCCCAGTACCAGCCCACCTGCCTCGAGGTGCTCGAGAACCCCTGGATCCAGTGGACCTGCCTGCTGCCCCGCGACGTCTCTGGCCCCGAGTACGAGCCGGCCCGCCGCATGGCCCGCGGGGCCATCGCCGCCCTGGGGCTGGAGGACGGGGTGACCCACATGGAGTGGTTCCGGCGGCCCGACGGGAGCACCGTCATCGGCGAGATCGCGCAGCGGCCGCCCGGCGCCAACATCTCGCTCATGACCGGCCTGGCCCACGACGTGGACCTGTACCGGGCCTGGGTGCGGGCGGTGGTGGACGGCGCCTTCGACGGCCCCTGGGAGCGCACGTACGCGGTGGGCTGCGCCTTCCTGCGGGGCCTGGGGCGCGGACGGGTGGCCGCCGTGGACGGCGTGCACCAGGTCCACGAGGCCATCGGCCCGCTGGTGATGGAGGCCCGCCTGCCGACGGTGGGCGCGCCGAAGGGCGAGAGCTACGAGGGCGACGGCTACGTGGTGGTGCGCCACCCCCGCACCGAGGTGGTGCAGCAGGCGCTCCAGACCATCATCGAGACCGTCAAGGTGCGCTACCTCGAGTAG
- a CDS encoding ATP-grasp domain-containing protein, which translates to MRVVFLAPSFPPEMIQYTRGLAEVGAQVYGIGDTPRQALPAEVRPHLHDYLQVPRILDEDDVMARASAWLRGRAVDRVLANWEVLVQLAARLRERWGLPGMSPEVVRGFRDKELMKERVRAAGLRVPRSRRVTSEAEVRAAAEVIGFPLILKPIAGAGSADTYRVRTQGELEAAIAAMRGIPEASCEEYVEGEEFTFDTVCIGGTPAFENVASYLPKPLEARSQEWVSPVVITVRDMYQPRLAPGVKLGRAVLGALGMGDGFTHMEWFLTPKGEAVFGEIGCRPGGAHLVDQMNYTCDVDLFREWARVACFGRFEGPTARRYNAAIIFKRAQGQGRITRIEGLSGWLRQAGPWALEERLLRPGTHRRNWKQTLLSDGHLMVRHPEWAEAHRLAMAAATDVRMFAE; encoded by the coding sequence ATGAGAGTCGTGTTCCTGGCGCCGTCCTTCCCTCCGGAGATGATCCAGTACACGCGGGGGCTGGCCGAGGTCGGCGCCCAGGTCTACGGGATCGGCGACACGCCCCGCCAGGCGCTGCCGGCCGAGGTGCGCCCGCACCTGCACGACTACCTCCAGGTGCCGCGCATCCTCGACGAGGACGACGTCATGGCGCGCGCCTCGGCCTGGCTGCGCGGCCGGGCGGTGGACCGGGTGCTGGCCAACTGGGAGGTGCTGGTGCAGCTGGCGGCCCGGCTGCGCGAGCGCTGGGGGCTGCCGGGGATGTCCCCCGAGGTGGTGCGCGGCTTCCGCGACAAGGAGCTCATGAAGGAGCGGGTGCGGGCGGCCGGCCTGCGGGTGCCGCGCTCGCGGCGGGTCACCTCGGAGGCCGAGGTGCGCGCGGCGGCCGAGGTCATCGGCTTCCCGCTGATCCTGAAGCCCATCGCCGGCGCCGGCAGCGCCGACACCTACCGGGTGCGGACCCAGGGTGAGCTCGAGGCGGCCATCGCCGCCATGCGCGGCATCCCGGAGGCGAGCTGCGAGGAGTACGTCGAGGGCGAGGAGTTCACCTTCGACACCGTCTGCATCGGCGGCACGCCGGCCTTCGAGAACGTGGCGAGCTACCTGCCGAAGCCGCTCGAGGCGCGCAGCCAGGAGTGGGTCAGCCCGGTGGTCATCACGGTGCGCGACATGTACCAGCCGCGCCTGGCCCCCGGGGTGAAGCTGGGGCGCGCGGTCCTGGGGGCGCTCGGCATGGGCGACGGGTTCACGCACATGGAGTGGTTCCTCACGCCCAAGGGCGAGGCGGTCTTCGGCGAGATCGGGTGCCGGCCCGGCGGGGCGCACCTGGTCGACCAGATGAACTACACCTGCGACGTGGACCTGTTCCGCGAGTGGGCGCGGGTGGCCTGCTTCGGCCGCTTCGAGGGGCCCACCGCCCGCCGGTACAACGCCGCCATCATCTTCAAGCGCGCCCAGGGGCAGGGGCGCATCACCCGCATCGAGGGGCTCAGCGGCTGGCTCCGCCAGGCCGGGCCCTGGGCCCTGGAGGAGCGGCTCCTCCGCCCGGGCACCCACCGGCGCAACTGGAAGCAGACCCTGCTCTCCGACGGCCACCTCATGGTGCGCCACCCGGAGTGGGCCGAGGCGCACCGGCTGGCCATGGCGGCCGCCACCGACGTCCGGATGTTCGCCGAGTGA
- a CDS encoding polyprenyl synthetase family protein, which produces MASEQTIVSQLSQTAERGVRPERAQAALAEVPGLPETLAALEQQLSDATLDAEARLQAAARHLVSAGGKRIRPMVTLLACGANGGAMKAAIPYAVAAELTHSATLLHDDVIDDGPVRRGQPASRVLWGNSVSVLSGDWLLTRALEIVAQAPAARQALLPLLATMRRLVEGEVLQLTFRGTFAATEATYLQVVVGKTASLFGWATAAGGWAAGAHGAIPDALSRFGEGIGVAFQLVDDALDYAADPGLLGKQLGTDLLEGKATLPLIRALEAEPSLRPRLSLLMEGQADGVAVAGEVLEAVRRSGGVDAARALARQHTGVAMAALQLLPDGPHRRALAEAARSLTERAF; this is translated from the coding sequence ATGGCCTCGGAGCAGACCATCGTCTCGCAGCTCAGCCAGACCGCCGAGCGCGGCGTCCGCCCGGAGCGCGCCCAGGCGGCCCTGGCCGAGGTGCCGGGCCTGCCCGAGACCCTGGCGGCGCTGGAGCAGCAGCTCAGCGACGCCACCCTGGACGCCGAGGCGCGGCTGCAGGCGGCCGCCCGCCACCTGGTCTCCGCCGGCGGCAAGCGCATCCGCCCCATGGTGACCCTGCTGGCCTGCGGCGCCAACGGCGGCGCCATGAAGGCCGCCATCCCCTACGCGGTGGCGGCCGAGCTGACCCACTCCGCCACCCTGCTGCACGACGACGTCATCGACGACGGCCCGGTGCGCCGCGGCCAGCCCGCCTCGCGCGTGCTCTGGGGCAACTCGGTGTCGGTGCTCTCGGGCGACTGGCTGCTGACCCGGGCCCTGGAGATCGTGGCCCAGGCCCCGGCCGCCAGGCAGGCCCTCCTGCCGCTGCTGGCCACCATGCGCCGGCTGGTCGAGGGCGAGGTGCTGCAGCTCACCTTCCGCGGCACCTTCGCCGCCACCGAGGCCACCTACCTGCAGGTGGTGGTCGGCAAGACCGCCTCGCTGTTCGGGTGGGCCACCGCCGCCGGCGGCTGGGCGGCCGGCGCGCACGGCGCCATCCCCGACGCCCTCTCGCGCTTCGGCGAGGGCATCGGGGTCGCCTTCCAGCTGGTGGACGACGCCCTCGACTACGCCGCCGACCCGGGCCTGCTCGGCAAGCAGCTGGGCACCGACCTCCTCGAGGGCAAGGCCACCCTGCCGCTCATCCGGGCGCTGGAGGCCGAGCCGTCGCTGCGGCCCCGCCTCTCCCTGCTCATGGAGGGCCAGGCCGACGGCGTGGCGGTGGCCGGCGAGGTGCTCGAGGCGGTGAGGCGCTCCGGCGGCGTGGACGCCGCGCGCGCCCTGGCGCGCCAGCACACCGGCGTGGCCATGGCGGCGCTGCAGCTGCTGCCCGACGGCCCGCACCGCCGCGCCCTGGCCGAGGCGGCCCGCTCGCTCACCGAGCGGGCGTTCTAG
- a CDS encoding NAD(P)H-binding protein, with amino-acid sequence MPPTPSLHVVFGAGQIGAPLARRLAAAGHPVRLVHRTRVPANLSGVQLVRAEATDPAAVAEAARGAAVLYHCLNPAYATAAWAEQLPRFQAALVAAAGREGARLVVLDNLYGLGRPRGRKLTEDLALAPCSRKGEIRARLQRTLGEAVARGQVRAVTGMASDFYGPGGVMTQFGDRFWKPALAGTSIGGVVDPETPHTYHFVEDVAAGLAALGQDPEAGGTFMLPCHPAESTRALVERFAAALGRPIALGRIPPLALKLLALFMPILREVNEMAYQWEEPFEVDDARFRARFGDLTTPRDEAARQTVAWAQATFGGAPAAR; translated from the coding sequence GTGCCCCCCACCCCCTCGCTCCACGTGGTCTTCGGCGCCGGCCAGATCGGCGCGCCGCTGGCGCGACGGCTGGCCGCCGCCGGTCACCCGGTCCGCCTGGTGCACCGCACCCGCGTCCCGGCGAACCTCTCCGGTGTCCAGCTGGTCCGCGCCGAGGCCACCGACCCGGCCGCGGTGGCCGAGGCCGCCCGCGGCGCCGCGGTGCTCTACCACTGCCTCAACCCGGCCTACGCCACCGCCGCCTGGGCCGAGCAGCTGCCCCGCTTCCAGGCGGCGCTGGTGGCCGCCGCCGGCCGGGAGGGCGCCCGCCTGGTGGTGCTCGACAACCTCTACGGGCTCGGCAGGCCGCGCGGCCGGAAGCTGACCGAGGACCTGGCGCTGGCGCCCTGCTCGAGGAAGGGCGAGATCCGGGCCCGCCTCCAGCGCACGCTCGGCGAGGCCGTGGCGCGCGGCCAGGTGCGCGCCGTCACCGGCATGGCCAGCGACTTCTACGGCCCGGGCGGCGTCATGACCCAGTTCGGAGACCGGTTCTGGAAGCCGGCCCTGGCCGGCACGTCCATCGGCGGCGTGGTCGACCCGGAGACGCCGCACACCTACCACTTCGTCGAGGACGTGGCGGCCGGCCTGGCCGCCCTGGGGCAGGACCCGGAGGCCGGCGGCACCTTCATGCTGCCGTGCCACCCGGCCGAGTCCACCCGGGCGCTGGTGGAGCGCTTCGCCGCCGCCCTGGGCCGGCCCATCGCGCTGGGCCGCATCCCGCCGCTGGCGCTCAAGCTCCTGGCCCTCTTCATGCCCATCCTGCGCGAGGTGAACGAGATGGCCTACCAGTGGGAGGAGCCCTTCGAGGTGGACGACGCCCGCTTCCGCGCCCGCTTCGGCGACCTCACCACGCCGCGCGACGAGGCGGCCCGCCAGACCGTGGCCTGGGCCCAGGCGACCTTCGGCGGCGCACCCGCCGCGCGTTGA
- the truA gene encoding tRNA pseudouridine(38-40) synthase TruA, translating to MPVVKLLLEYEGTRYVGWQVQPNGASIQGEVERALATLHGAPRRVTAAGRTDAGVHALGQVCSFVEAAPLPLKAYVQGMNALLPDDVAVQSASLEPDGFDARRSASGKRYRYRLENGPTRQPLSYRLAWQLFRPLDVAAMRDAAARLPGRHDFACFQASDCACAHAVRDLRRCELVGAAGGRIDLVLEASAFVKHMVRNITGTLVEVGLGRRAADSMERLLFARDRRLAGPTAPPQGLCLEEVFYGRRDAAGEGDAAED from the coding sequence GTGCCGGTGGTGAAGCTCCTGCTCGAGTACGAAGGGACCCGCTACGTGGGCTGGCAGGTCCAGCCCAACGGGGCGTCGATCCAGGGCGAGGTGGAGCGGGCGCTGGCCACCCTGCACGGGGCGCCGCGCCGGGTCACCGCGGCCGGGCGGACCGACGCCGGGGTCCACGCGCTCGGGCAGGTCTGCTCCTTCGTGGAGGCCGCGCCGCTGCCGCTCAAGGCCTACGTGCAGGGCATGAACGCGCTCCTGCCGGACGACGTGGCGGTGCAGTCCGCCTCGCTGGAGCCAGACGGCTTCGACGCCCGGCGCAGCGCCTCCGGCAAGCGCTACCGCTACCGGCTGGAGAACGGGCCGACGCGGCAGCCGCTCTCCTACCGCCTCGCCTGGCAGCTGTTCCGGCCGCTGGACGTGGCCGCCATGCGGGACGCCGCGGCGCGGCTCCCGGGCCGCCACGACTTCGCCTGCTTCCAGGCCTCCGACTGCGCCTGCGCCCACGCGGTGCGCGACCTGCGCCGCTGCGAGCTGGTGGGCGCGGCGGGCGGGCGCATCGACCTGGTGCTGGAGGCGTCGGCCTTCGTGAAGCACATGGTGCGCAACATCACCGGGACGCTGGTGGAGGTGGGCCTGGGCCGGCGCGCCGCCGACTCGATGGAGCGGCTGCTCTTCGCCCGCGACCGGCGGCTGGCCGGCCCGACCGCGCCGCCGCAGGGGCTCTGCCTGGAGGAGGTCTTCTACGGGAGGCGCGACGCGGCGGGCGAGGGCGACGCCGCGGAGGACTGA
- the pepF gene encoding oligoendopeptidase F, producing the protein MRLTSPAGATRRALALAAACLALAAPGAAAAKERSEIADAYKWNLDELYPSEAAWEAARTALGARVPSLAQHQGHLGDSPAALLAALQLKSSLELELTRLWVYATARSDEDTRANRPRELRQGAQKLAVDLSSATSFIQPELLTFDAAKVERYLAEEPRLAPYRVFLSDVVRARPHTLDAAGEQLLAEAGNLTGAGGSVYGILKDADLPWPTVTFSSGEAVRLDPAAYTLHRASPVRADRELAFERFFGAFKGYERTFGATYDASLKAYLFGAKARRFPDTLSYALFQANIPTSVYTQLVSDVRRSLPTLHRALKLRARMLGVEQLRYQDLYTPMVGKVDLTFSPEEARQVTLEAFAPLGQGYVAALKKGYESRWTDFLPSTGKRPGAYSTGVYGVHPYQLLNFYGKYDDLSTLAHESGHSMHTWLAFQKQPYPTADYPIFVAEVASTLNENLLLHHMLGKAKKGPEGDPTRLALLGNALDNLRTTLFRQTSFAEFELETHRKVERGEPVTGEALSKLYLKLVRDYYGHDAGVCQVDELMGLEWAYIPHFYGDYYVYQYATSLVASTSIAKAMRDEAKAGKGAKVRDGYLAMLAAGGSRYPMDLLREAGVDMTSSKPFDAAMAEMNGIMDDMERILARQEKARK; encoded by the coding sequence TTGCGCCTCACCAGCCCAGCCGGAGCCACCCGCCGCGCGCTCGCGCTCGCCGCCGCCTGCCTCGCGCTCGCCGCCCCAGGCGCCGCCGCGGCCAAGGAGCGGTCCGAGATCGCCGACGCCTACAAGTGGAACCTCGACGAGCTCTACCCGAGCGAGGCGGCCTGGGAGGCGGCGCGCACCGCGCTCGGCGCCCGCGTCCCCTCGCTGGCCCAGCACCAGGGCCACCTCGGCGACTCGCCGGCCGCGCTGCTGGCGGCGCTGCAGCTCAAGAGCAGCCTGGAGCTGGAGCTGACCCGGCTCTGGGTCTACGCCACGGCCCGCTCCGACGAGGACACCCGCGCCAACCGCCCGCGCGAGCTCCGGCAGGGCGCGCAGAAGCTGGCGGTCGACCTCTCGAGCGCCACCTCCTTCATCCAGCCCGAGCTCCTGACCTTCGACGCCGCCAAGGTGGAGCGGTACCTGGCCGAGGAGCCCCGGCTCGCCCCGTACCGCGTCTTCCTCTCCGACGTGGTCCGGGCCCGCCCGCACACCCTCGACGCCGCCGGCGAGCAGCTGCTCGCCGAGGCCGGCAACCTGACCGGCGCGGGCGGCTCGGTCTACGGCATCCTCAAGGACGCCGACCTCCCCTGGCCCACCGTGACCTTCTCCTCGGGCGAGGCGGTGCGGCTCGACCCGGCGGCCTACACCCTCCACCGCGCCTCGCCGGTGCGGGCCGATCGCGAGCTGGCCTTCGAGCGCTTCTTCGGCGCCTTCAAGGGGTACGAGCGGACGTTCGGGGCCACCTACGACGCCTCGCTCAAGGCCTACCTCTTCGGCGCCAAGGCCCGGCGCTTCCCGGACACGCTCTCCTACGCGCTCTTCCAGGCCAACATCCCCACCAGCGTCTACACCCAGCTGGTGAGCGACGTGCGGCGCAGCCTGCCCACCCTCCACCGCGCCCTCAAGCTGCGCGCCCGCATGCTGGGGGTGGAGCAGCTCCGCTACCAGGACCTCTACACCCCGATGGTCGGCAAGGTGGACCTGACCTTCTCGCCCGAGGAGGCCCGCCAGGTCACGCTCGAGGCCTTCGCCCCGCTGGGGCAAGGCTACGTGGCCGCCCTCAAGAAGGGCTACGAGAGCCGCTGGACCGACTTCCTGCCCAGCACCGGCAAGCGGCCCGGCGCCTACTCGACCGGCGTCTACGGCGTGCACCCCTACCAGCTGCTCAACTTCTACGGGAAGTACGACGACCTCTCCACCCTGGCGCACGAGTCGGGCCACTCGATGCACACCTGGCTGGCGTTCCAGAAGCAGCCCTACCCCACGGCCGACTACCCGATCTTCGTCGCCGAGGTGGCCTCCACCCTGAACGAGAACCTGCTCCTCCACCACATGCTGGGGAAGGCGAAGAAGGGGCCGGAGGGTGATCCGACCCGGCTGGCGCTGCTCGGCAACGCGCTCGACAACCTGCGCACCACCCTGTTCCGCCAGACCTCCTTCGCCGAGTTCGAGCTGGAGACCCACCGCAAGGTCGAGCGCGGCGAGCCGGTCACCGGCGAGGCGCTCTCCAAGCTCTACCTGAAGCTGGTGCGCGACTACTACGGCCACGACGCCGGGGTCTGCCAGGTGGACGAGCTGATGGGCCTGGAGTGGGCCTACATCCCGCACTTCTACGGCGACTACTACGTCTACCAGTACGCCACCAGCCTGGTGGCCTCCACCTCGATCGCCAAGGCGATGCGCGACGAGGCCAAGGCCGGCAAGGGCGCGAAGGTGCGCGACGGCTACCTGGCCATGCTGGCGGCCGGTGGCTCGCGCTACCCCATGGACCTGCTCCGGGAGGCCGGGGTGGACATGACCAGCTCGAAGCCGTTCGACGCCGCCATGGCCGAGATGAACGGGATCATGGACGACATGGAGCGCATCCTGGCGCGCCAGGAGAAGGCCCGGAAGTAG
- a CDS encoding GNAT family N-acetyltransferase, whose translation MDHGITFTIHPATPERWDDVAALFGANGACGGCWCQFWKQTQAEYRAGVGPRNRAALRRQVRAGAVPGLLAYAGEEPVGWVAVAPRSAYARLGKARNLVAVDDAPVWSAPCFFVKRGFRGQGLAARLLAAAADFARAAGAPFLEGYPVDSKASLGDAFVYTGVSSTFVRAGFVEVARKARTRPVMRLALGRGRRRPGRT comes from the coding sequence ATGGACCACGGGATCACCTTCACCATCCACCCGGCCACGCCGGAGCGCTGGGACGACGTCGCGGCGCTCTTCGGCGCGAACGGCGCGTGCGGCGGCTGCTGGTGCCAGTTCTGGAAGCAGACCCAGGCCGAGTACCGGGCCGGGGTGGGGCCGAGGAACCGGGCCGCGCTGCGCCGGCAGGTGCGGGCCGGGGCGGTGCCCGGGCTGCTGGCCTACGCCGGGGAGGAGCCGGTGGGCTGGGTGGCGGTGGCGCCGCGGAGCGCCTACGCGCGCCTGGGCAAGGCCCGCAACCTGGTGGCGGTGGACGACGCGCCGGTCTGGTCGGCGCCCTGCTTCTTCGTGAAGCGCGGCTTCCGCGGGCAGGGGCTGGCCGCCAGGCTGCTGGCGGCGGCGGCCGACTTCGCCCGGGCCGCCGGGGCGCCCTTCCTGGAGGGGTACCCGGTGGACTCGAAGGCCTCGCTCGGCGACGCCTTCGTCTACACCGGCGTCTCCTCCACCTTCGTGCGGGCCGGCTTCGTGGAGGTGGCGCGCAAGGCGCGCACCCGGCCGGTGATGCGCCTGGCGCTCGGGCGAGGTCGGCGCCGACCTGGCCGGACGTGA
- a CDS encoding DUF695 domain-containing protein, whose amino-acid sequence MRWLKNLFSRSESAATAEAPAGPASSMTSGPAPGAEPVDWVSHQRASQAGPVAIAVDLSLAGRAPLGDHPRLVRIRCALRAPRADGLPEPAEAEALVRVEDLLVAALSPAGAVYAGRVTTAGVRQHLFYLPEAAGVEAELGAVRDALAEYDLGAAGEDDPAWEAYRLELFPTPRAHRWLLDRRAVEALARRGDRGAAPRPVDHQASFPSSEAREAFVTEATASGFEVVARRDDGPPPSGFAVDLRRADPLALQHIHGVAWALAEQATRHGGSYDGWEAEASPTSP is encoded by the coding sequence ATGCGCTGGCTCAAGAACCTCTTCTCCCGCAGCGAGAGCGCCGCCACGGCCGAGGCCCCGGCCGGGCCTGCGTCGTCCATGACGTCCGGTCCGGCCCCGGGGGCGGAGCCCGTCGACTGGGTCTCCCACCAGCGGGCCAGCCAGGCGGGACCGGTGGCCATCGCCGTGGACCTCTCGCTGGCGGGCCGGGCGCCGCTCGGCGACCACCCCAGGCTGGTGCGGATCCGCTGCGCCCTGCGCGCACCGCGCGCGGACGGCCTGCCGGAGCCAGCCGAGGCCGAGGCCCTGGTCCGCGTCGAGGACCTGCTGGTGGCGGCGCTCTCGCCCGCCGGCGCGGTCTACGCCGGACGCGTCACCACCGCCGGCGTCCGGCAGCACCTCTTCTACCTGCCCGAGGCGGCGGGCGTGGAGGCCGAGCTCGGGGCCGTGCGGGACGCGCTGGCGGAGTACGACCTCGGCGCGGCAGGCGAGGACGATCCGGCGTGGGAGGCCTACCGGCTGGAGCTCTTCCCGACGCCGCGCGCCCACCGCTGGCTGCTCGACCGGCGCGCCGTCGAGGCGCTGGCCCGCCGGGGCGACCGGGGCGCGGCGCCGCGGCCGGTGGATCACCAGGCCTCCTTCCCCTCGAGCGAGGCGCGCGAGGCCTTCGTGACGGAGGCCACGGCGTCCGGCTTCGAGGTGGTGGCGCGCCGCGACGACGGGCCGCCGCCTTCGGGCTTCGCCGTGGACCTCCGCCGCGCCGATCCGCTGGCGCTGCAGCACATCCACGGGGTGGCCTGGGCCCTGGCCGAGCAGGCGACGCGCCACGGCGGCAGCTACGACGGCTGGGAGGCCGAGGCCTCGCCGACCTCGCCCTGA
- a CDS encoding phosphatase PAP2 family protein, whose product MLAAFHPLEERLFLALNRDFGPVVDWVTVTVSDPWFGAATGVVLAAAILWRVGLARWPLAAALPAAVGLSDLVGSQVWKPLVGRTRPCYALAEGTVRWLVPAADSGALPSLHAANFFAMALVAGLADRRLGLAAAALAATVAFARVHGGVHWPTDVLAGAAWGLLCGGVARGAARWAVRR is encoded by the coding sequence GTGCTCGCCGCCTTCCACCCGCTCGAGGAGCGGCTCTTCCTCGCCCTGAACCGCGACTTCGGGCCGGTGGTGGACTGGGTGACGGTGACCGTGTCCGACCCCTGGTTCGGGGCGGCCACTGGCGTGGTCCTCGCCGCCGCCATCCTGTGGCGGGTGGGGCTGGCCCGCTGGCCCCTCGCCGCGGCGCTCCCGGCGGCGGTCGGGCTCTCGGACCTCGTGGGCTCCCAGGTCTGGAAGCCGCTCGTTGGCAGGACCCGCCCCTGCTACGCGCTCGCCGAGGGCACGGTCCGGTGGCTCGTCCCGGCGGCCGACTCGGGCGCGCTGCCAAGCCTGCACGCCGCCAACTTCTTCGCCATGGCGCTGGTGGCCGGGCTGGCCGACCGGCGGCTCGGGCTGGCCGCGGCGGCCCTGGCGGCCACCGTCGCGTTCGCCCGGGTCCACGGCGGGGTCCACTGGCCGACGGACGTCCTGGCCGGCGCGGCGTGGGGGCTCCTGTGCGGCGGCGTGGCGCGCGGCGCGGCGCGGTGGGCGGTGCGGCGGTGA